The window ATTGTACGCCCTATTGGTATAGGGGTTCATTCTGTGTTGTGATGTTTATCGGAATTtatgagaagaaagaaaagaaatggaaagaattcagttggcacaatgtgcaattacttgtgatgcagagttgaggacgagatcctcacaatttttttatgatgtgaaatatttaaaacgggctacaagccacggtggaagttatataaggacgaggtccttgtggtgaacaatttatatgtttaaattctccctttgtgaaatttaaatttgtactatagtattaacaGGTAGttatgcctgttaggcttatttgataaatttttcttatgtgattctgtgcatatttagccatatttgtgttgtaactattgagttttgacctacgaggtgagtgccaggtggcgttaaatatgaTTCGTTGATTTGGGTTAATAATGATGAGATTTTCATGCCTCGCGATTGGTTGTCAGTGTTGTGGAAAAAAAAGGGaattgaaatgagattttggttaacatgaggttaattgatgattttgtaattgATTGTGAACAACTAATGAGATCAGAGATGTGGTTAAGGTCATACATATGATGCGttttatgtcaagatatcattgtgataatgtcatgtttgtaatgctgagattagtgttattgatatatacattgtcgTGCCTTGTTGGGTTgtagatgtgttgttaggagttgttttggtgttactctgacaggtggataggctcaATTACAGgggaggctctgccgaaatttctgaaaattttgggagttagaaacATTTGGGACATTAAGATATGCGAAGAAAGGGgtaagttacattatgtgtttgagAGCGGACTCTACTTCTTATTTGAGGGTGAATGACCCGAAGTGGGGGAGTGTGGAACAACCGTTAAGCGCTATTAAAAGGTTGATgcgtgcgtaggcacgagtttcTATAGCCAGGTGAGACTAAGATCGTGTGATGATGTGAAAAAAATCGGACCTTTTTGGAAATGTTCGGAGGGTAAGAAATTTgctcttaaagtttacaaatacgGGTAAGAGAAACATCCTCAATTGAAATGGTATTGTCAAACTTATTTGAATGTGGTAATGTGGTATCAACAACGAGCATATGTGTAAAAGTAGAAACATcaatttaatgtcctcagaataattcttggcacgttcgaagacgaacgtatgttttaagagggggagaatgtaacgacccgacttgtcgttttaagaattaacgcctcgttcaacgacttaagatctcgaccagcttcgtaatatgtattatgactcgcatgtgaggtcgagtttggttttcggaagattcggagtTAAATATAAAGAATCTTttgaggcttaagttggaaaaagtcaaccggatgttgacttatgtgttagagggttcagatgtgagttctgatggttcggttagcttcgggaggtgatttgtgacttaggagagtgatcggaagtggttttggaggtacggtatagaattaggcttgaattggcgaaattagtattttggcgaattccggttgataggtgcgattttgatccgagggtcggaatgaaattcctagagtttctgtagcttcgttatgtcattttggacttgtatgcaaaacttgaggtcattcggactagttttcatgtgtttcggcatcggttgtgaaatttgaaaattaaataagttcttaggcttgaatccatgcataattggtgattttgatgatatgtgatgtgatttgaggcctcgactaagacCGTGATGTGTTTTcagacttgttggtgcttttggttgaggtcacgggggcctcgggtgtgtttcaggtgagttttgagcgagtacggaatccccggaacttagaaaaatggagagGGCAGCAGTGGCGGCGTGGACCACGCTCCTTCTCGCGCTGGGCGCGCGGCCACGCAGGGGAAGAATCTGCAGGTCACTGGTCCTACGTCGGAAGCTCATAtattttgatccacaaggaattttgaggtgattcaaaaataaaagttgtagcccttcgtgtctagtttccagaaacgtaaagatatcgcaatttggatatctgtagagaaagttatggccaaaatactaaagcctgttcCTGCAGAGCAAGGCCTGCTCGACCGCGGACGTTTCTGCGCGGACCCCGCtgattttgcgcggaccgcggtcatttttgtgcggtcagcggtgtcggaatccgaggggtactctataaatacgaggttttgggtttttatttgatattttgacctagagagctcggtttttgGCGATtgttcgaaggtttttcaagaaattggtcggggtaagtgattctaactcagatttggttagagtacatgaatctatcactgaattcatcatttaattcgttatttgagatggaatttgggaagaaaattgtggaacttttcaaaaatgtaaaatgatgatttgaaggaccaaatggtatcggaattggataattttggtatggttggactcgtgattgaatgtgtgttcatattttgctactttcgtcggattctgagacgtggtccccacgggtaattttgagttaaatttcggattttaatggaaaatgtagaaattcatatgtaattaattattataatttttattgactgaatcgaattgtttatgactagatttgagaatttcggacatgaattcgcgaggcaaaggcttgagttggccatggaagatcgaggtaagtgtttggtgtaCCCTAGTTTGAGGGAAAATATGAGTTGAGTATATTTGCTACTTGTTATGTGATGTGTCCGAtgtataggcatgatgacgagtatctatacgttgggggtcgaacatgcccgtgagtcttgtattataattgttgtgactccgttgtagtttattgcgcttcatgtgttattattattattgttcccttgttggaatgtttgttttgatagtattgttcccttgttgggatgtttgttttgatagtattgttcccttgttgggatggttgttttgatagtattgtttccttgccgggaaTGTTAATGAAGTAATTGTGGTTCTTGAACTTTGAGGAGCAATGACTCAAgttataatacgaattgtgaaagtttATGAGATAATTGCAtactttggagcattggctcaagtgttagagtgagttatgaaatgaaagtgaaagaaagagaaagaggcaTCAATTGTTCTATTGCCgggaaatttatattattaatgttgtccccttgccgggatctaaattgtttacttattgttcccttgccgggattcctattTTAGCCTTGTCTATTCCCTCGccccattgtttgtgattgttgcttgggtgaggaagagtgataaagcacgaaggatgatgtcgtgcaactgttgttttcctactcactgttgatgtatttacttgttattaacaattcaagtgtattaactagTTAGGTCCCTTTACTGTTGTGACCCATTGTGTTCGAATCCATAGTGTTTATGATACCTCgccttatttatttgtttgtgttcaaaactccaaatttcaaaaaaattgtcacatttttaactcaattgatttctcgtattaaaggtactaattcattcgatattgtacattaattgaaaagggtattttctttatcaaatgatttcagaaataaataaataataacatcatcttttcttgttgatttcctaattgcgTTGGGAgatgtactctactttatgttaagtgaatgaggctccttgaacattcttaattatattgggttatggaacctatgagctgagtaacatgagaatattgttgtgcaatgtgagacagaaatatgtgggcacaaggtgccggggaaaatattatggttttatttaatggcacgtgagctgtccgtgcggttgtgacataaatgtgggcacgaggtgctgtgacatttcgaaagtgggctgagacctatattatttatgattatgatatgaggtgtcacaaggtgacctttactcgaaagaattatattcgaaagatacttATATGAAAGATatctatttgaaggaaatatattcaaaatatatttattgaaaaacatattatcttagagattattacttgaaggatttataagcgaaagatttatatttgaaggacttgattaattgattgcacttgtatttgttatttgttgaaagcaattttggtgttcttgttgccagctatttatatcattggttgatcatcgttgccattattattatttgcttcatattattttgtacgctataaactgcacaggtttatgtgagtgtctggtcctagccttgtcactacttcgccggggtaggctagacacttaccagcacatggggtcggttgtgctgatactacacttctgtacatttttgtgtacagatccatgCCTTTGATCGACGGTAGCTattcgttgcggtggagactcaaggtaaacctgctataGCATTCGCagtcctcagagtcaccttcaattgtacttatttccatttgttccctttgcttcggaacagtgatgtaatcatattgtataactactcttagaaaggcttgtgacttgtactaccggttttggaaattgtattttgttcagagtaatttaatttaaagttagtgaaTACCCATATTATTAcggtaaatgttaggcttacctagtttagaaactaggtgccatcacgacttctttggagggatttttgggttgtgacaattctTTTGGGATTGTATAACTATTTTTGTAAGTTACTAATTATCACATGTTTTAACTCCAAATTCAGAAATTTCTGTACTTGCTTTAGTAAAGTAAAGATGAGAACTTATTAATATTTCCGCATTGACTTGCCTGACAATggtattaggcgccatcatgacctatgaTGGAATTGGATAGTGGCACAGTGATCTTAGTTTTTACTgctaaatagaaaaccaaaaatattttcatatgattCGGATTGTCCAAATCTATTTTGAAGCTTTGTCtattatgtataaaagtaatGAACTCTAAAGGACTCTTtgaaagattttgagatttcattatcaatatttatatcaaattgttacttcctatatatcacacgtttcttacgaaattcggGTTCAATATTCATTTCAAGTGTAATTTTTTTGGtagaaagaaatcaaactttttcaCCGTACAAAACTCTTTTTAAACTTATACATAGTCTATTACGTGTAACAAAAAATAATGCCCCGACAAATACAGGGCCTAAAACgattgctttatttgctttatGGAAGGGCCCCTGAATAAGTCTTTacaattattttctttaattagtACATGGAAGGCAATAAGGAACAACAAATTTAATTCTCAGGTCTTAAATCATGAACTGTTTGACTTAAGCATTTGAAGTCTAAAAATACGTCTAactgatattttttttaatttcatattGAGAGACTTTTGAGTACTGTGGAAAACAATTTTTGAAAGCGTAAAATAGCTGGATTTTGTGAATAATATATGGGATGTAATGGCTAATATTATACTCattgtaaaatatatttttctcgaATATTCAGTTATTGAAGCTGGAAAATACAAAACTTTGACCAATACTCTTCTATTATTTCAATATATTTTAATAGACTAAaacgatccaacaatataatggCCAGTTTCAACATAGTTGTTGCGTTCATCTTTCTCTGAAGACCTTTTAAGCTTCGatactcatttttttttcttttttatttttttgtgggGGTGTGGCGTTTTGGTTGGGGAGAGGGGGGCTAAAAAAATCAGTTGGTTTATCATTTTCATTGAAATGTTTTAAGCCCAAAACGCTTAATTTGGACTTTAACATAAGTTTTAGTTTTGACAATTAGGTTATTGTAAGCTAATGTCTATCCCATTTTATCCTTTTTGGTTTTCTATTAGTTGATTCAAGGGGTAATGTTAGCTTGACGAAATAATATTTGAAGGTATTGACTGGGGGTCCTAATGTGaaggcaacaaaaaaaaaatcccgcTGACGATGCAGAGTATAACCAAAAAAATTGACGATCATTGTATAGAGTCATGACTTCTGTGATCGACACATATTTCTCATGTAGATAcaaaattaacttaattatcttAGTTTTATAAAACAGGTCAAGCAAGTAAATAAGGACATGACCCGGACTTCTTGTTAAATTTTGTAGAAGAGTGGTGAACTAGTGCAAGATGTGGCTGTAGAATACTGTTAGATTAAGTTGTATTATTTGTACAGTTAGTTAGTTATATTGTTAACACTGTAGGAACACGATTAACTCTAATGTAGATGTTAGTGTATAAATAGCTCTTGTACAGATACATTTTATTTCCAGAAGAAGATAATGGAAGTTTTTCATTTCTCTCTTAATTACTCTCTCTAAACTCCTCTCGTCTTCTTTCCAATTCATCCTCACAACTGAAACTTCTAGCTATGGATATTATCATCTTATCAGAGCCTGCGTCGCGAGTCTCCAGCCATTGAATACTTTCAATTCTCTTCAATTTTGGAATTGAATCATCTCTACTTGCGCTGGCTTCAAAACCAGGGTTATGTAGTTTGACTAATACGTTGCAAATCAGAGCAATTGTGCAATATCTCTGAGCTTATCTACAATTTCCATGGCAATTGGCGAGGAAACCAGTACCACACCAGTCGGAGTAACCACAGGAACTTCTGACAACACAGCTATTCCCCTTCGCGGCAATGTCTTCCCTACAATTGATCATAATCATCCTCTTTACCTACAACCAACTGACACTCCAGGTAGCTCTTTAATATTTCTTCAGTTAACTAGATCTGAGAACTATGCCATTTGGAGTAGATCTATGAGAATTGGATTGTTAGGTAAAAGCATACTAGGTTTTGTTCATGGTAGATTCCTTAAATCTAGGTTTGAGCCGGAATTACATGATCAATAGGAGAAGGTAAATGCTGTAGTTTTGTCCTGGATCATGAATGATGTAAGACCATGACTGTTAAGCAGTGTAGTGTATGCTTCAAATACACACAAAGTATGCGAGGACACGAAAGAAAGATTTGATAAAGTGAAGGTGCTAGGGTGCAATACTTGCATAAAGAGATTCACTCTCTTACTCTAGGCACAATGACTGCTACAGACTACTTCTCTAAACTCAGAGGCCTTTGGGATGAATTTGATGCTATAATGCCCTGTCCTAGTTGCCCCTGTCCGGAGTCAAGGAAGTATCTTGAGCACTTTGAGTATCAAAGATTAATGCAGTTTCTAACTGGTTTAAATGAGTCTTACAGCCAAGCAAAGAGTCAGATCACAATGATGCATTCCACTCTATTTGTAAACAAGGCATACTACGTGATCATAGATCAAGAGAGCCAAAGAAACCTGGCTAATTTCACACAAATCTCACAGGTCACTGAGGCAATACAAAGCACTGCCTTATTCAGTAATAAGAGTGGAAACTTTGCTGGTTCCAATTTCAAACCAGGACCAAATAGAAACATATATGTATGTGAGTACTGTCATCTGAAGGGCCATACTAAGGAAAACTGTTATAAGCTAATTGGATACCCACCAGATTTTAAGTCCAAAAAGAGAGGAAGAGCAATTGGAACTGGTAATTCCTATGCAAATCAAGCTGGATGGATGATACCTCTTACAGAAGATGTAACATGTGAAGTAAATGGTGGTGCCAACAGTGTTAGAAAACATGGACAACAACCACCTGTCAAGGGAGGTTTCACCTCTATGGCATCAGCCCAGCAACAAGCTCCTGCAACCTTCTTCACACTAGAGCAGTATTGGCAGATCATTCAAATGCTTAACAAGGGATCAGATGAAGGATCCTCAACCAAGTCAGCAACTGCAGGTACAGAAACAGATCTTATGTCTATCTATAGTGATAGAGAATGGATTGTGGATACAAGTGCATCTAACCACATGGCCTCTAGCTTACAAATGTTAAAGGCATACATATTAGTACCAAAATCAAAGAGGAGCAATGTGCATCTACCTGCAGGATGGGTAGTATCAGTTACACACACAAGGTTGGCCTCTATGCTTAAGAACCAAGACATATCTAATGTGTTGTACATACCTGAGTTTCAGTTCAATCTTCTCTCAGTATCCAAACTTACTAAAGAACTAAAATGTTTGGTAATATTCTTTCTTGACTTATACATCTTCCAGGATCTCTTCAATGGACAGGTGAAAGGGATTGGTAGAAAGAAACATGGACTATATGTGTTGCAGGAGAAGCAAGTGAAGGCCTCATGTCAGTATCCCAAACAACAAGTGAATAATAACACCAACACAGGTTCTATGAATAAGACTAGTCATGTTTACATGTCTGTTATATCAGATTCTAGTAGCCTATGGCATAAAAGGTTAGGCCATGCACCATTAGAAGTAAAGAAGCATGAGTTGCTTAGACACTTAAAATCTGATACCCATCAACATTGTACTATTTGTCCTCTTGCAAAACAAAGTTGTCTTTTCAGTTGAGTAATACTGTGTCTGCTTCTGCTTTTGATTCACTACATTGTGATATTTGGGGCCCCTACAGAGTCCCTACCTATGATAGAAAAAGATTTTTTTGTCACAATAGCAGATG of the Nicotiana tabacum cultivar K326 chromosome 7, ASM71507v2, whole genome shotgun sequence genome contains:
- the LOC142162166 gene encoding uncharacterized protein LOC142162166, which encodes MTATDYFSKLRGLWDEFDAIMPCPSCPCPESRKYLEHFEYQRLMQFLTGLNESYSQAKSQITMMHSTLFVNKAYYVIIDQESQRNLANFTQISQVTEAIQSTALFSNKSGNFAGSNFKPGPNRNIYVCEYCHLKGHTKENCYKLIGYPPDFKSKKRGRAIGTGNSYANQAGWMIPLTEDVTCEVNGGANSVRKHGQQPPVKGGFTSMASAQQQAPATFFTLEQYWQIIQMLNKGSDEGSSTKSATAGTETDLMSIYSDREWIVDTSASNHMASSLQMLKAYILVPKSKRSNVHLPAGWDLFNGQVKGIGRKKHGLYVLQEKQVKASCQYPKQQVNNNTNTGSMNKTSHVYMSVISDSSSLWHKRFPSRVIYFKSPFEMFYFHAPSPSHLKVFGWLCYVVVPKCMDKFTSKAIPAVLVGYSSTQKGYKLYSLLLVSRNVVFKEDIFPFKHLKSADVSPLLEPSNSMELRRSSRISKPPAWLQDYVTKPMGNSYAYLISSYVTYSHLKQPYQHMLALHLAVFEPKTFRESVSDPKWV